The Colias croceus chromosome 19, ilColCroc2.1 genome contains the following window.
ATACGACCATCAAAACGATCCTAGTGATAGAACCGTGCCATCGCACTCATCATCAGGTGAGTTAAATCcatactacttaatattataaatgcgaaagtaactctgtctgtctgtctgcctgttacttaatcacgccttaactactgaaccaatttgcatgaaattacgtatagagatattttgatacccgagaaaggacataggataggttttatcctggaaatcccacgggaacgggaactatgcgggtttttctttgactgcgcgggcgatgccgcgggtggaaagctagtaattaataaaggcATGTAactatattgtatataatgttttattaattaggttATAAAATCACACATTATCGATTCGACTTAGCGATTTTCAGTCCGAAGTTCTCGCCACTGAgctatcattttttttattaacaaattaacaagctggttttatttaatacttaactttagaattatgtataattaatcTAGGTAcagtgaataaatataaaattcgcGATTCACAGCTAAGGATGACAAAAGtcttaataaatgtttcaagAAGAGAACGGTACGATGATGTGGAAGTCGCCAACGAGCTGAAGCTTTTCAACTATCTGTGCTGTCTCAACGAGCCCACCTTCTCTCCGTTTGGAATTTGCACCTTGGACAGATCTCTCAACACAAgagttattataaaatgaataactagttattaatgttttatatttttttacattactaTAAAGAAAACTTATTAGAACGTATTCTTTCAGATTCTGGGATTCGTTACAACATTCTTTGTAGCCTTTACACAAAATCGCTTTGAGAAAAAGTTTTGAGATAGTTCGTCAATTATTTTACCCATTAGATATGTAATGCAGCAGACAGAATTCAGGactgaaacatttttatgctTGGTCATAGCATTTCATGAATTAGGATAATTTATCATAAGTtggttttaaacaaaatcaatcgttgttgtttataatatataagaatattgttattgtgtgttgttgttgttgtgctgtatataataatacagcAAGTAGCAACTAAAAACACGCCTATGGCTTATTTCAAAATCgagtcaataaatattaagattCTATACATCTTTGTGAAGCctcattaatatataaaaccgACCACTAAACATAAATTAACGATGTTTGCTGACGCTGATAACATCACGTCGTTATTGTGAATTATCATTATGAACGTACCGTTTATACAGGGCCTAGCTAGTTCTTCATTAAACTTTGTGTAACACACAAATCTGCCTAGGtattatttcaacaaaatataGTTAGGTGCttcatttgttatttataaaaaaattaaactcagTTTGGAATTTTAATGCTCTAAAGAATTTTTACTACTCCTGTATGATAATCACAAATTTACCCATTACCTTTACTCAGCTGTAACATATTAAATGCATTGAAGCTTAAAAGCTTTCTGTATctgataaacataattataaccCTCTACAGTATTTTATGAAGGCTCAATCGATACCCTCTACCAACGGATACATGGTAGGTATGTACAATATGTTATggtaacatatatattatatgtatatgttaatgaattagaattttttaagcatagaaaaaaatcgatcaagAGGCGgaattcgaacccgcgtctttcgcCGAGCAGTAGGCTAACGGCTTTCGGCCACCCCCGTCACGGCAATCGAACTACTTCTATTCGTTGCCCTTTCGCCTCGTAGGTAATCGTTTATTTTcgattctttaaaaaaatcttattattgCGATTATGAGATTTCCTATAAAGGTAAACAGTAAATGTTAGTGTTTTTAAAGCGGCATTGTAGATAAAAGGATAAAAAGGATTTGCAATAATTAGaaggtagataataataagaGTAGATCGCGGCAATGAGCAACCGCGTGGTCCTGGAGCGGTCTATGCGGCGCGCGCTGTGGCTGTCGCGCGCGCTGGGCGCCGCGCCGCTGCACCTCGGGGACCGCATGCGGCCCTCGCGCGCCTTCGCCTGCTACGGGAAACTCTTCTTTGCGGCTGTCAGTGAGTTCCCAACACATTGATTGTAAACAGAGAACCTACAGTACAGTAAttctactttttaaatttatgcatTGATTCGTTTCCGCTACACATCTACATTTGTACGGGTGCAATGTGCAGGTGTCCCGTTCGCCTACGAGGTGTACTCGTTGGCGTGTACGCTGTCGCAAGCTGGCACGCCGTCGCCGGCGATGTACCGGCAGAGCGGGCGGCTGGCGCTCATGCTGCTCGAACTGCTGGCGCTGGGGGCGGCCGCGCTGCGGGGCCAAGATCGCGCGCGGGTCATTGTGCATATTCTACGGGAAGTTAAACAGGTCTTCTTTTATGTAGTGGGTAATAATTTACCACAATATCACAGTAAaatttctttgtatttttaatttatttttatttcatataggtacctaggtatttaatcacatttaattaataatgattaattatCGAGCTGACGAAAATGTGTACGTGTAAGTATGTCCAActgacattttatttatttggaaatCTCGAAATATTTGCAGttgaataaaatagaaatggAAACTTGTTTATTGGATCGGACGCTGCAGCTGATCGTGCCGGCCATCGTGCTGCTGGTCGGGCTGATAGCCACGTCGCACTTCTATTTCCTGCACTGTGAGTCCACACGCTCACAGACCACAGGCCATTGTATAACAAAATGTCTCATACAGACAAATCACTTATATTTAGATTTATCACAcatcacacacacaaacactcACATTTCACACAAAGTATATCAATTCATTTTAACCTTTCACCTcatctataattaaatatgtactttataatattagttacgTCCATTAGTAAATtttcgattttaatttttcatcacGATTAACCCTTTTTCATTTCAAGTTCACGTTCATTGTTTATCATTGGTTTATCTTATATGTagatgtgattttttttttattgaaattggaTGTAGGTAACTAGGTACTTAATGTGTTGATTGTTCATTTGTgatgacaaaaataaataaatttaaataggtagttggtcgatttttttactttctaaATTCTAGTAAAAAAATCGACCAAATCTctcttttagttttaatttatgattattattaactattagCTACGAGATGTACTCGATCACAATATGTAtggtaaatgtttatattactAGTTTATTTAGTTGATAAGTTCAGTACAGAAAAAACAATACCCGAGTACAAGGTTTAAAAGTGGTGTGTCCAACTAGGGACGCTTTCTATCTCCCTGCTGGCGTTCTTGTTCCGCACGGCCAGCTGCCTGCTGATGATGCAGTTCGTGTTGCTGGCGCTGCTCATCAACTGCGCGCTTCGTGACGTCAACAAGCGGCTGGAGTTGCTAGCCGGTACCGTTGCATTCATTTCGTAGATAACATTAAAACACTGGCAATAGAAACTAAGCGGACATCATTACCTACTTTATCGTTTTTTAAAAACAGTTTCAGCTACCGAATCTGCGGCGATCTCATACAAGAGCCTCGCCAGGCCGCGCTACGTAGTGCCCATCCAATACATCAACGTCAGCTTAGATGCCATCGGCTCGCTCAGCAAGATCTCTAATGGTGACTCATTTATAACAGTACTGTTCGATCTACTTTACTCCGTGTTTAGTATGTAAtcaatttattgaagtgaaacttctaatGTCGCGTCAAGAGTAAAATCACGCAATACAGTCGTCAcagagtaaggcgacgattttggtttctttgaatcttgtcaaagaactttcacttctgacacgtgtgttaGGCACACACGCATCCAtacttactttaatattataaatgcgaaagtaactctgtctgtctgttactcaatcacgcctaaactactgaatcaatttgcataaaatttggtacggagatattttgatacctgagaaaggacataggctactttttatcccgggaaaatgacgcaatacCGGAactcccacgggaatgggaactatgcgggtttttctttaagtgcgcgggcgaagccgcgcgcGTAACCTAGTTCACATATAAAAATCCAAATTACGGCTCTAAATTACCTCTTGTATGGAATTAATTCGATGAATTTACTACATCACGCGCGTttcgatttaaaataatttgtaatttagaTGCAAATTCGGGCAAATGTAAGAGCGAAAGCGAGTGGTGCGGCGTTGCGCGCTCGTACGTGCGGTGTTGCCGCCTCGTGCACTCACTCAACGCCGAGGAGAGCTTCCGCCTCTTCCTGCACGTCACAAGTCTAGCCTACTACCTCGCCGTCTGCTTTTTACACCTCTTCGGCAAATACAATGTTGGTAAGAATAAACTTTTAGCTGCATGTATATGagcttaaaaatatgaatccATGATGATAAAACGGTTGTAAACGCAGGGACGACCCTAAAAGTACATATGAAGTACTTGCAGCCTAAATAacatacctagtataaaatGATTACCAGTAGCTGTAGTCGTTGTCATgaacaacaaaaattatatgcaATATTAAATTGACGTGGATtgaaacattaataattattgtcaataGGGACATCGCTTTGGAAGTGGCTGGTGAACTTAATGGAACAGAGCGTGTCGACTCTCTTCAACCTCTCCATGCTGCTGCTGCTCGTGGAGCCCGCTCATAGAATGGACACTGAGGTTCATTCATGTtatgtatacagggtgtcccagaAGTCGACGTCAAGCCGAAATTTTCTGACAAGTAACGCCACACCAGTTAtcagaaaaattgaaaaaaaaatttaagtcatgtatttttgaagttatggatttttttatttaattccagAAAATGTACACCATGTGACAGTTTTTTCATTCCTGTTGTTACAAATATGGACACTTATTTGCGTCCGTATGTCATAAGTAGTCTATCTGTCTCGCTCGAACTTTATGGAATGTCTCTCTCCATCTTATTTAAACCACGCTGTGGTCATTAGGAACGCTTTGGGTACACTTGACCACGTGAGTTTCGTTTTTGGTTTCAGTTTCGGCCGAAACTGAAGCCACGGCCGAACATTCGGTTTCGGTTTCGGTTTCGGCCTGGAAACCAGTTTCGGTCGGACACTAGCGTCAGCCTTGTATacaagtttcatttttataattgatacTTTACGTGGTATCCTGTTATTGTtagtaattgttattgttgactttttttgctgttgtttgctaagtttccttagttaattgttggcaaaatgccgaaaaaactaattttggtactttattcaaatcgatttcatttccatgtaaaatattatcgattatcggaaacaattgatacgatttcagtaaaggacatctctacacgtgtcaaaaatcgatgtgtcacagaaatcatcttaTAGGTATGTGGAAAGGACTAAACAGACtttgtttaacaaaaaaaatttttatggctGATCCAAGATATAATGGAGTAAGTGTTATACCACGTTAGAATCCTTATTAAATGCACTAACTTTTAAAGCTACTTGCCAAATTGGAGTAGTACTTTTTTTTAGGACGATCAGTTGAAGTAGTgcgtaaaattaattttgaaaacttGGTACGGTATAAAATGACATTTTCCTACAAGTTGGAGTGATCGGCACAGGGTTTAGGATCACAGGTTACTTAAAGCACTATTCAGGATgacgtaagagaaaaaaaatggcaaaaagtaaatatttgtaacaacAGGAATGAAAAAACTGTCACATGGTGTACATTTTctggaattaaataaaaaaatccataacttcaaaaatacatgacttgaatttttttttcaatttttctgaTAACTGGTGTGGCATTACTTTTCAGAAAATTTCGGCTTGATGTCGACTtctgggacaccctgtataatatcGTAATCGCAAACATGTGGTTGAATTTGCTATTTGAATGAATGACTAGCACCTTCATAGAATGGCGACATTTAATTGAGTGACTAATTTACTAAAGGACAACTCGTCACGTTCTTGAATGAAACATTTAACGTTGTGACTAAACGTGTGTATTATACTAGGTAGTTAATTtctgacaaaaataattatatctaaaaTCGTTTCGCTAACGCGGTGACGTGTGTCGGTCCACACTCCCCAGTTGCAGCGCACGCAGTGGCTGGTGAGCGCGGCGGGGCAAGTGGCGGGGCGGGGCGGCGCGCGGCTGGCGGCGCTGCTGCGGGCGCGCGCGCCGCGCTACGAGCCCGCCGCCGTGTGCACGCTCGCACGCCCGCTGCTCTCCACCGTGAGACATTGTATTTACTGGTCGATTAAGGaaagctggcatgttcacagtactcacacttatgcaattttaCTATACAGTtgtgttcaaaaataaatgcgattCTAGTGTACATACCTAGACTTGAATTATAAAATGGGTGCGTTGTAGATAATATGAAAGCTctcataaattatatgtaaaattacaatttaaaagtaggtaactCAATCgatgaacttaattatttattctcatacctaatcaattttattgtaatatagtaTTGATAAtcattcaataattatcaaataataattaaatttcatgtcACATTCAAAATAACGATATAAACAATAGATACAAATAACACATGCGCTCACTCCCAATAACTAATAACCGAAACCTTATCACGTAAGAGATAAggctacattataataaaagctGTAATGTTCAGctatgtatgaaaattttaacttaCTGCGTTTACATTTAGTTtacaaaacttattaaaattgttacatCATTTAACCTAggtaaagaaaacaaaatttctAATCCGCGTGCCGCGAAGTACCTAGTTATCTCGTCGAATATAGTTAGTAGTACTTAGGAATACCTAACGtctttgtttaaattacatcaccctgtatttataaacaattgcaaaataaaaacaattgttGTCCCCTTCACTCTCATAAGCTAATCTGCGCGCGAGAGAGATGGGCAGACTTTTCATGATGCGTATGCAGTATGACGTCACGCCGCGCGCGTCTTCATAGACACTACACATGTGCAATGTGTGAATGTGTTtacgttccagctcttcttaatcGGCCAATAGTAACAAATGGACCGATTTTACAGCCCTAAACTtggaatttataataaactagccgtccgccccagcttcgcccgtggtacatatttacgttttctctacataagaaccatcctcgtacttcaaggaatataataaaaaaataattatcgaaatcggtccacccgttctcgagttatgcgcttaccaacacattttgcgattcatttttatatataagactagctg
Protein-coding sequences here:
- the LOC123700378 gene encoding uncharacterized protein LOC123700378; its protein translation is MSNRVVLERSMRRALWLSRALGAAPLHLGDRMRPSRAFACYGKLFFAAVSVPFAYEVYSLACTLSQAGTPSPAMYRQSGRLALMLLELLALGAAALRGQDRARLNKIEMETCLLDRTLQLIVPAIVLLVGLIATSHFYFLHWTLSISLLAFLFRTASCLLMMQFVLLALLINCALRDVNKRLELLAVSATESAAISYKSLARPRYVVPIQYINVSLDAIGSLSKISNDANSGKCKSESEWCGVARSYVRCCRLVHSLNAEESFRLFLHVTSLAYYLAVCFLHLFGKYNVGTSLWKWLVNLMEQSVSTLFNLSMLLLLVEPAHRMDTELQRTQWLVSAAGQVAGRGGARLAALLRARAPRYEPAAVCTLARPLLSTLFLIGQ